From Natronocella acetinitrilica:
AGCCCGCCTGCTCCTGGAACAGAGTGCGCACCCGGGCCGGCGACAGACCGATGGCAGCGGCCACGTCGCGGGTATACAGCTCCGCGCGAAGGTGGTTGTCAATCCAGGCCGTTGCCCGAGCAAACAGAGACGCCGCACGGGCCGCAGTCCCTTCGGGCGCTTCCAGGGTGTCGATCAGCAGCGCGGCCCAATGGCGGCGAAAGTGGTCGGAGAGCGAACCTTGCGCCAGGCGTTCGGTGATGAATGCCAGGTGATGGCGGACGCCTCGATTGATGGCCACGGCCGGTTCCCGGACGCAGCGTTCGAATAGCCGCGCATCGTGATCGGCGGCGATGTCGACGACGATAAAACGATTGGCGCCACAGCCAGAGAAACCGTGGTTCTCTCCAGCCGGGATGACCA
This genomic window contains:
- a CDS encoding helix-turn-helix transcriptional regulator, which encodes MRTYAAEYRSHRHDFHQIVLPLRGVLELDTPRGSRMVDVGTGVVIPAGENHGFSGCGANRFIVVDIAADHDARLFERCVREPAVAINRGVRHHLAFITERLAQGSLSDHFRRHWAALLIDTLEAPEGTAARAASLFARATAWIDNHLRAELYTRDVAAAIGLSPARVRTLFQEQAGCSPREWIAAARLDHATRQLRSTNRSIADIALASGFSDQSAFTRAFSRMHGEPPARWRRQRSESREH